A stretch of Dyella sp. BiH032 DNA encodes these proteins:
- a CDS encoding methyltransferase domain-containing protein, which translates to MPQRDKDIYASAHLRHLLAEEAAAMAPHLQRCAGSHALLLSALSHDHPPVLPLLGYWTRMRLVGTRFQGDVKARADEPLPFVDDAFGLVLLRHAVEVAPVPQALLQEACRVLAPGGVLVVSGLHPLSAWLPWVYWHRRHGTMPALTSPLILERWVRGAELDIERVERVGHVWPNAGRRARGAHPLGGAYWLIARKQRRVAILPKLKPALVPAPVNVKLAPGARRDASSDA; encoded by the coding sequence ATGCCGCAGCGCGACAAAGACATCTACGCCAGCGCTCATCTTCGCCACCTCCTGGCGGAGGAGGCCGCAGCGATGGCGCCGCACCTGCAGCGTTGCGCGGGGTCGCACGCCCTGCTGCTCTCGGCGCTGTCGCACGACCACCCGCCGGTGCTGCCGCTGCTCGGCTATTGGACCCGGATGCGCTTGGTGGGTACGCGTTTCCAGGGCGACGTCAAAGCCCGGGCCGACGAACCGTTGCCTTTCGTGGACGACGCTTTCGGCCTGGTGCTGCTGCGCCATGCCGTGGAGGTAGCGCCGGTGCCGCAAGCCCTGCTGCAGGAGGCCTGCCGGGTGCTGGCGCCGGGCGGTGTGCTGGTGGTGAGCGGGTTGCATCCGTTGAGCGCATGGCTGCCCTGGGTCTACTGGCACCGTCGCCATGGCACCATGCCTGCCTTGACCTCGCCGCTCATCTTGGAACGCTGGGTGCGGGGGGCGGAGCTCGACATCGAGCGCGTGGAGCGGGTAGGTCATGTCTGGCCCAATGCGGGCAGACGGGCGCGCGGCGCCCATCCGTTGGGCGGCGCCTATTGGCTGATCGCCCGGAAGCAGCGCCGGGTGGCCATACTGCCCAAGCTCAAGCCGGCGCTGGTGCCCGCGCCGGTCAATGTGAAACTGGCACCCGGTGCGAGGCGCGACGCCTCGTCCGACGCATGA
- the rnhA gene encoding ribonuclease HI, with product MTDVEAFTDGACLGNPGPGGWAALLRAKGTERLIAGGEPETTNNRMELMAAIAALEALKRPCKVLLTTDSRYVMQGIEEWVPKWIANGWKTADKKPVKNQDLWQRLAAAAGAHQLRWQWVRGHNGHVENERVDVAAREQAEQYRSKR from the coding sequence ATGACCGACGTGGAAGCTTTTACCGATGGCGCATGCCTCGGCAATCCCGGGCCGGGCGGCTGGGCCGCCCTGTTGCGCGCCAAGGGGACGGAACGCCTGATCGCCGGCGGCGAACCGGAGACGACCAACAACCGCATGGAGCTGATGGCGGCCATCGCTGCGCTCGAGGCACTGAAGCGCCCTTGCAAAGTGCTCCTCACCACGGACTCCCGCTATGTGATGCAAGGCATCGAGGAGTGGGTGCCGAAGTGGATCGCCAATGGCTGGAAGACTGCCGACAAGAAGCCGGTGAAGAACCAAGACTTGTGGCAGCGGCTCGCCGCGGCCGCGGGAGCGCATCAGCTGCGCTGGCAATGGGTGCGCGGCCATAATGGCCACGTGGAGAACGAGCGAGTCGACGTGGCCGCCCGCGAACAGGCCGAGCAGTACAGGAGCAAGCGATGA
- the dnaQ gene encoding DNA polymerase III subunit epsilon, which yields MRQIVLDTETTGLEVRQGHRLIEIACVEMVERRPTGRHYQTYLNPDRLIDEGAKQVTGIEDEFLLDKPRFADVVEEFLAFIQGAELIIHNATFDVGFLDAELARVGERYGRIADHCPVIDTLVMARERYPGQRNSLDALCKRLGVDNSARDLHGGLIDAQLLAEVYLAMTSGQVALDLGFEAAPEQGGAAQVVMPAVLTRRPKVLRATEDELTAHERRLDALDKSAGGTSIWRKEEAPVADAAVAAG from the coding sequence ATGAGGCAGATCGTCCTCGACACCGAAACCACAGGCCTCGAAGTCCGCCAGGGGCATCGCCTGATCGAAATCGCCTGCGTCGAGATGGTCGAGCGCCGACCCACCGGGCGCCACTACCAGACTTACCTCAATCCGGACCGCCTGATCGACGAAGGCGCCAAGCAGGTCACCGGCATCGAGGACGAGTTCCTGCTCGACAAGCCACGCTTCGCGGACGTGGTGGAGGAGTTCCTGGCCTTCATCCAGGGCGCCGAACTGATCATCCATAACGCCACGTTCGACGTGGGCTTCCTCGATGCCGAACTGGCGCGCGTCGGTGAGCGCTATGGCCGGATCGCCGATCATTGTCCGGTGATCGACACGCTTGTGATGGCGCGGGAGCGCTATCCCGGCCAGCGCAACAGCCTCGATGCGCTCTGCAAGCGCCTGGGCGTGGACAACTCGGCGCGCGATCTGCACGGCGGCCTGATCGACGCCCAGCTGCTGGCCGAGGTGTACCTCGCCATGACCTCGGGCCAGGTCGCGCTGGACCTGGGATTCGAAGCTGCGCCGGAGCAGGGTGGTGCCGCGCAGGTGGTGATGCCTGCGGTACTCACGCGGCGGCCAAAGGTGCTGCGCGCCACCGAGGACGAGCTGACGGCGCACGAGCGGCGCCTGGATGCCCTGGACAAGAGCGCCGGCGGCACGAGTATCTGGCGCAAGGAGGAGGCGCCTGTGGCGGATGCGGCGGTGGCCGCCGGCTAG
- a CDS encoding protein phosphatase 2C domain-containing protein, with the protein MIEFGHGTHVGLRRARNEDTYYADAGLGLFLVADGMGGHQHGEVASALVRDAVTDLVTRGHTLVEAIKGADERLMAQTRNYRDPLPMGTTIAALRLSPAGYEVAWVGDSRIYLWKDGLKQISHDHSLVQELVAAGTLDASQAARHPQRNVITQALGITAVDQLHIGLARGKLEPGMAFLLCSDGLTEEVSDAAIARVVERRDIAAQECVDHLLLAALDAGGNDNITVILARID; encoded by the coding sequence ATGATCGAATTCGGACACGGTACCCACGTCGGCCTGCGGCGTGCGCGCAACGAAGACACCTATTACGCCGACGCCGGCCTGGGCCTGTTCCTGGTCGCCGACGGTATGGGCGGTCATCAGCATGGCGAGGTCGCCTCGGCCTTGGTGCGCGACGCGGTGACCGATCTTGTGACCCGCGGGCACACCCTCGTCGAGGCGATCAAAGGTGCCGATGAGCGTCTCATGGCGCAGACGCGGAACTACCGCGACCCGCTTCCGATGGGTACCACCATTGCGGCGCTGCGGTTGAGTCCGGCCGGCTACGAGGTAGCCTGGGTCGGCGACAGCCGTATCTACCTGTGGAAAGACGGCCTGAAGCAGATCAGTCATGACCACTCGCTGGTTCAGGAACTGGTGGCTGCAGGCACGCTCGATGCCAGCCAGGCCGCACGCCATCCGCAACGCAATGTCATCACCCAGGCGCTGGGGATCACGGCAGTGGATCAGCTGCATATCGGCCTGGCACGCGGGAAGCTCGAGCCAGGCATGGCATTCCTGCTTTGCAGCGACGGCTTGACCGAAGAAGTCAGCGATGCGGCGATTGCCCGCGTCGTGGAGCGCCGCGATATCGCCGCGCAGGAATGCGTGGACCACCTGCTGCTCGCCGCCCTGGACGCCGGCGGCAACGACAACATCACCGTGATCCTCGCCAGGATCGATTGA
- the lepB gene encoding signal peptidase I, with product MQLLRSFLRRNRGFLAFLLCMLVFRSAVADWNVVPTGSMQPTIRIGDRIVVDKMAYDMRIPFTHVSLLHLGDPKRGDIVVLESEAAGERLVKRVIGVPGDMVALRGNRLFVNGRDAHYRPTHVTGIDDDTTDPADYVLEETADGGHPVRLSRFHASPMRDFGPVVVPQGRYLLMGDNRDNSADSRYYGFFPRQEITGQATRVAVSLDPANHYLPRHGRYWSKLE from the coding sequence ATGCAGCTGCTCAGATCGTTTCTGCGCCGAAACCGCGGGTTCCTGGCATTCCTGCTGTGCATGCTGGTGTTCCGCAGCGCAGTGGCGGACTGGAACGTGGTCCCCACCGGCTCCATGCAACCCACCATACGCATCGGTGACCGTATCGTGGTGGACAAGATGGCCTATGACATGCGCATTCCATTTACGCATGTCTCGCTTCTGCATCTGGGAGATCCGAAGCGCGGCGATATCGTGGTACTGGAGTCGGAAGCAGCGGGGGAACGCCTCGTCAAACGTGTGATCGGCGTTCCCGGGGACATGGTGGCGTTGCGCGGCAATCGCCTGTTCGTCAATGGACGCGATGCGCATTACCGGCCGACCCACGTCACCGGCATCGATGACGACACCACCGATCCGGCCGACTATGTCCTTGAGGAGACCGCAGACGGCGGACACCCCGTGCGACTATCCCGATTCCATGCGAGCCCGATGCGCGATTTCGGCCCCGTGGTCGTCCCCCAGGGACGCTATCTTTTGATGGGAGACAACCGCGACAACAGCGCGGACTCGCGCTACTACGGCTTCTTCCCACGGCAGGAAATTACTGGGCAGGCGACACGCGTGGCGGTATCGCTCGATCCCGCCAACCACTATTTGCCGCGGCACGGCCGTTACTGGAGCAAGCTGGAGTAA
- a CDS encoding HlyD family type I secretion periplasmic adaptor subunit: MKKKKHSATLQPGDIAYVNDIRQAMLAHSTPRMNAMLYLMLVILICAMSWAAIARVDEVTRAEGRIVASGGEQNIQSLDGGILQALLVREGDLVEQGQPLAKIDPTRAEAGYREVRSKVIGLQGNVARLRAEAYDQALDFSEEVRNEPKVIQEETQAFEARRRSLDESVASLQRSFDLATKELALSEPLMRKGLVSEVEILRMRRDANNYKMQIAEQRNRFKAQANSELAQAELELAQTKERLAGNASVVEHTLLASPVKGVVKNIRIKTIGGVVRPGETIMEISPVDGRLLVEGKIKPADVGFVHIGQAATVKISAYDYGIYGALKGKVELVSSDTLENEKKPGDDTTYYRVLVRTDGDSLMVADKPLAIRPGMTSTIDIRTSDKTILDYLLKPVFKAKEAFRER, encoded by the coding sequence ATGAAAAAGAAGAAGCACTCGGCCACCCTGCAGCCGGGCGACATCGCTTACGTCAACGACATCCGGCAGGCCATGCTGGCACATTCCACGCCTCGCATGAACGCCATGCTCTATCTCATGCTGGTGATACTGATATGTGCCATGAGCTGGGCCGCGATCGCGCGCGTCGATGAAGTGACCAGGGCGGAAGGACGCATCGTCGCCTCGGGCGGCGAACAGAATATCCAGAGTCTCGATGGCGGCATCCTGCAGGCCTTGCTCGTGCGGGAAGGCGATCTGGTCGAACAGGGCCAACCGCTGGCGAAGATCGACCCAACACGTGCCGAAGCCGGCTATCGCGAAGTCCGTTCCAAGGTCATCGGCCTGCAGGGCAACGTGGCACGACTGCGTGCCGAGGCCTATGACCAAGCCCTGGATTTTTCGGAAGAGGTCCGCAACGAACCCAAGGTGATTCAGGAAGAAACGCAGGCCTTCGAGGCACGGCGCAGGTCCCTCGACGAAAGCGTCGCCTCGTTGCAACGAAGCTTCGACCTCGCAACCAAGGAACTGGCGCTTTCGGAACCTCTCATGCGCAAGGGACTAGTTTCGGAAGTCGAAATCCTGCGCATGCGCCGCGACGCCAACAACTACAAGATGCAGATCGCGGAACAGCGCAATCGCTTCAAGGCACAGGCCAACTCCGAGCTCGCACAGGCGGAGCTGGAGCTGGCGCAAACGAAGGAACGCCTGGCAGGCAATGCCAGTGTGGTGGAGCACACCCTGCTCGCCTCCCCCGTCAAAGGCGTGGTCAAAAACATCCGCATCAAGACCATCGGGGGCGTGGTGCGGCCTGGCGAGACCATCATGGAGATATCTCCCGTCGACGGACGACTCCTGGTCGAGGGCAAGATCAAGCCGGCGGACGTGGGCTTTGTGCACATCGGCCAGGCGGCCACGGTGAAGATCTCGGCCTACGACTACGGCATCTATGGCGCGCTGAAGGGCAAGGTGGAGCTGGTCAGCTCCGACACGCTGGAAAACGAAAAGAAGCCAGGCGACGACACCACCTATTACCGCGTGCTGGTGCGCACGGACGGGGACTCGCTCATGGTGGCCGACAAGCCATTGGCCATACGTCCCGGCATGACGTCGACCATCGACATCCGCACCAGCGACAAGACCATTCTCGACTACTTGCTCAAACCAGTCTTCAAGGCCAAGGAAGCCTTCCGGGAGCGATAA
- a CDS encoding type I secretion system permease/ATPase — protein sequence MSTEAFSLPRKSVGTAPTAASEDTLQQSVMLLCEQHGVSRSERAVFAGLPVSTPLEPGLALVALERAGLSATMVLRKAAKISEHLWPVVLLRKDGGGCLLLDRSSGENGPIYRVVLPELGRDPVALDADEMDALYAGAAILAKPKGTVGENGRDTGLPKSRPSHWLFGTLWRYRGYYANAAIATLLVNVLSLASIFFTMNVYDRVVPNFAIVTLWSLAIGVSLAMIFEGVTRYIRSYLLDLAGKKADLAVGSMLFQQAMSVRMERKPASPGTFANQLREFDSVRDFITSATLSAIADLPFVLLFVGVIFAVGGPLGWVPAAMIPLIALISVWVQWPLARIMNENLRESSLKQGVLIESLEGIETLKAVSGEGFMQRRWDTFSALSAATSMKSRHLSATATGIIAFLQQLQTVVLIVMGVYLIEAKELTQGALIATVMLSGRALAPLSQVAGLAIRYQQAKVAYRSMDQLMATPTERDKERDYLAGHTLSGGIELRDIGFGYPVPPDRPSPPPMLDRISFSVAPGERIGILGKVGSGKSTLLKVIGRLYEPTKGQLLADGLNASQLDVADWRHAVAYVGQHSRLFYGTLRQNVLISRPDASAEAFLRVLRLTGLEDMASRHPLGINLPIGETGEGLSGGQRQMVALARALIANPKVLLLDEPTSAMDAQTESQFLEQLQHALQDQTVLMVTHRPSALRLVERVIVIDEGKIVADGKKADIMARLASKKSSSAAPTPQVASQGGLDA from the coding sequence GTGTCCACCGAAGCCTTTAGCCTTCCGCGCAAAAGCGTGGGAACGGCGCCGACCGCCGCCAGCGAAGACACCTTGCAGCAGAGTGTGATGCTGCTATGCGAGCAGCATGGAGTGAGCAGGAGCGAGCGAGCCGTCTTCGCGGGGCTGCCCGTGTCGACGCCGCTGGAACCAGGACTCGCCTTAGTCGCGCTGGAGCGTGCCGGGCTGTCGGCGACCATGGTCCTGCGCAAGGCCGCGAAGATCTCGGAGCACCTGTGGCCCGTCGTCCTGTTGCGCAAGGACGGAGGCGGCTGTCTCTTGCTGGATCGATCCTCCGGCGAGAACGGCCCCATCTATCGGGTCGTGCTGCCCGAACTCGGCAGAGACCCTGTGGCACTAGACGCCGATGAGATGGATGCGCTGTACGCCGGTGCTGCCATTCTCGCCAAGCCTAAGGGCACCGTCGGCGAGAACGGCAGAGACACCGGCCTCCCCAAGAGCCGCCCTTCGCACTGGCTGTTCGGCACTTTGTGGCGTTACCGCGGTTACTACGCCAATGCTGCGATCGCCACCTTGCTGGTGAACGTGCTTTCCCTGGCCAGCATTTTCTTCACCATGAACGTCTACGACCGAGTGGTCCCGAACTTTGCCATCGTGACCTTATGGTCGCTGGCCATCGGCGTATCGCTCGCCATGATCTTCGAAGGCGTGACGCGCTACATCCGCAGCTACCTGCTGGACCTTGCCGGCAAGAAGGCCGATCTTGCGGTGGGCAGCATGCTGTTCCAGCAGGCCATGTCCGTTCGCATGGAGCGGAAGCCAGCGTCTCCCGGCACCTTCGCCAATCAGTTGCGTGAATTCGATTCGGTGCGCGACTTCATCACTTCCGCGACGCTTTCGGCGATTGCCGACCTCCCCTTCGTGCTCCTGTTCGTCGGCGTGATCTTCGCCGTCGGCGGTCCGCTGGGATGGGTGCCTGCGGCGATGATTCCCCTGATCGCCCTGATCAGCGTGTGGGTTCAATGGCCGCTCGCGCGGATCATGAACGAAAACCTGCGGGAGTCCTCGCTCAAGCAGGGCGTATTGATCGAATCACTGGAAGGTATCGAGACGCTCAAGGCCGTCTCGGGCGAAGGCTTCATGCAGCGGCGCTGGGATACCTTCAGCGCGCTGTCGGCGGCCACGTCGATGAAATCGCGCCATCTATCCGCGACGGCGACGGGCATCATCGCTTTCCTTCAGCAATTGCAGACCGTGGTGCTCATCGTCATGGGCGTCTACCTCATCGAGGCAAAGGAACTTACCCAAGGCGCACTCATCGCCACCGTGATGCTTTCCGGCCGCGCACTCGCACCGCTAAGCCAGGTAGCCGGGTTGGCCATTCGCTATCAGCAGGCCAAGGTCGCTTACCGGTCCATGGATCAGTTGATGGCGACACCGACCGAACGCGATAAGGAGCGCGATTATCTGGCCGGCCACACCTTGAGCGGCGGCATCGAGCTGCGCGACATCGGTTTCGGCTACCCGGTACCGCCCGATCGGCCTTCCCCGCCGCCCATGCTGGATCGCATCAGTTTCAGCGTGGCTCCTGGCGAGCGGATAGGCATCCTCGGCAAGGTGGGTAGCGGCAAGTCCACGCTATTGAAGGTGATCGGCAGACTCTATGAGCCCACCAAGGGGCAGCTGCTCGCCGATGGACTCAATGCCTCGCAGCTGGATGTCGCCGACTGGCGCCACGCAGTGGCCTATGTCGGCCAGCACTCCCGCCTCTTCTACGGCACGCTGCGCCAGAACGTCCTCATCTCGCGACCGGACGCCTCGGCCGAGGCATTCCTGCGCGTACTGCGTCTCACGGGTCTGGAGGATATGGCCTCCCGCCACCCGCTCGGGATCAATCTGCCGATCGGCGAGACAGGCGAAGGCTTGTCCGGAGGACAGCGACAGATGGTCGCGCTCGCCCGTGCCTTGATCGCCAACCCCAAGGTGCTCCTGCTCGACGAGCCAACCAGCGCCATGGATGCGCAGACCGAAAGCCAGTTTCTCGAACAACTCCAGCACGCACTGCAGGACCAGACCGTCCTGATGGTGACGCATCGGCCATCGGCTTTGAGGTTGGTCGAACGCGTGATCGTGATCGACGAGGGCAAGATCGTCGCCGACGGGAAGAAGGCCGACATCATGGCTCGGCTTGCGTCAAAGAAATCCTCCTCTGCCGCTCCAACGCCACAGGTGGCGAGTCAAGGAGGGCTCGACGCATGA
- the ppsA gene encoding phosphoenolpyruvate synthase, giving the protein MNDLVLWLDSLRMTDLGKVGGKNASLGEMIGNLAKLGVSVPGGFATTAEAFQQYLDKSGVAKRIQARLADLDVDDVDALTTAGKEIREWVTETPLPADLDQAIRGAYAKLCKDAGAENIAVAVRSSATAEDLPDASFAGQQETFLNVVGIDDVLHKVKEVFASLYNDRAIAYRVHQGFKHEDVFLSAGVQLMVRSDVGASGVLFTLDTESGFRDVVFVTGSYGLGEMVVQGAVNPDEFYVFKPTLKQGKPAVLRRQLGAKQLRMVYSSTPGERVKTEPTPDELRHRFCITDEDVQELAKQALIIEQHYGRPMDIEWAKDGHTGKLYIVQARPETVKSRAHATQLERFHLAEKGKVLAEGRAIGQKIGAGKARVVRSLADMNKVQPGDVLVADMTDPDWEPVMKRASAIVTNRGGRTCHAAIIARELGVPAVVGTGNALEKIPDGMDVTVSCAEGDTGTIYEGTLKFDRVTADLGDMPEAPLKIMMNVANPERAFDFGMLPNAGIGLARLEMIIASHIGVHPKALLEYAKQDAATKAKIDERIAGYADPVSFYVDRLAEGIATIAASVFPKPVIVRLSDFKSNEYANLLGGSRYEPHEENPMIGYRGASRYVDAGFAESFGLECKAVKRVREVMGLDNVWVMIPFVRTLGEGRKVVEVLAKNGLKQGERDLKIIMMCEVPSNALLADEFLDIFDGFSIGSNDLTQLTLGLDRDSSIVANLFDERDPAVKKLLAMAIKTAREKGKYVGICGQGPSDHPDLAEWLMDQGIESVSLNPDTVVDTWLRLAKKKAG; this is encoded by the coding sequence TTGAACGATCTGGTGCTTTGGCTCGACTCGCTGCGCATGACCGACCTGGGCAAGGTCGGCGGCAAGAATGCGTCGCTCGGCGAGATGATCGGCAACCTGGCCAAGCTCGGGGTTTCCGTCCCCGGCGGCTTCGCCACCACTGCCGAAGCCTTTCAGCAGTACCTGGACAAGAGTGGGGTGGCCAAGCGCATCCAGGCTCGCCTGGCCGATCTGGACGTCGATGACGTCGACGCCCTCACCACCGCCGGCAAGGAGATCCGCGAGTGGGTCACCGAGACGCCGCTGCCGGCCGACCTCGATCAAGCCATTCGAGGCGCCTACGCAAAGCTCTGCAAGGACGCCGGCGCGGAGAACATCGCCGTGGCCGTGCGCTCCTCTGCTACCGCCGAAGACCTGCCCGACGCGTCCTTCGCAGGCCAGCAGGAAACCTTCCTCAACGTGGTCGGCATCGATGACGTGCTGCACAAGGTGAAGGAAGTCTTCGCCTCGCTCTACAACGATCGCGCCATCGCCTATCGCGTGCACCAGGGCTTCAAGCACGAAGACGTGTTCCTCTCCGCCGGCGTGCAGCTGATGGTGCGCTCGGACGTGGGCGCTTCCGGCGTGCTGTTCACGCTGGACACCGAGTCCGGCTTCCGCGACGTCGTATTCGTCACCGGCTCCTATGGCCTGGGCGAAATGGTCGTACAGGGCGCGGTGAACCCCGACGAGTTCTATGTCTTCAAACCCACGCTCAAGCAGGGCAAGCCGGCGGTGCTGCGCCGCCAGCTCGGTGCCAAGCAGCTGCGCATGGTCTATTCGTCCACGCCGGGCGAGCGCGTAAAGACCGAGCCGACGCCGGACGAGCTGCGCCACCGCTTCTGCATCACCGACGAGGACGTGCAGGAATTGGCCAAGCAGGCGCTGATCATCGAGCAGCACTACGGCCGCCCGATGGACATCGAATGGGCGAAGGACGGCCATACCGGCAAGCTGTACATCGTGCAGGCCCGCCCGGAAACGGTGAAATCGCGCGCCCATGCCACGCAATTGGAGCGCTTCCATCTCGCGGAGAAGGGCAAGGTCCTGGCCGAAGGCCGCGCCATCGGCCAGAAGATCGGCGCCGGCAAGGCGCGCGTCGTGCGCAGTCTTGCCGATATGAACAAGGTGCAGCCCGGCGACGTGCTGGTGGCCGACATGACCGACCCCGATTGGGAGCCGGTGATGAAGCGCGCCTCCGCGATCGTCACCAATCGCGGCGGCCGCACCTGCCACGCCGCGATCATCGCGCGCGAACTGGGCGTGCCCGCGGTGGTAGGGACGGGCAATGCGCTGGAAAAAATCCCTGATGGCATGGACGTCACCGTGTCCTGCGCGGAAGGCGATACCGGCACGATCTACGAAGGCACGCTGAAGTTCGATCGTGTCACCGCCGACCTGGGCGACATGCCCGAGGCGCCGCTGAAGATCATGATGAACGTGGCCAACCCGGAACGCGCCTTCGATTTCGGCATGCTGCCGAATGCCGGCATCGGCCTGGCCCGCCTGGAGATGATCATCGCCAGCCACATCGGCGTGCACCCCAAGGCCTTGCTCGAATACGCCAAGCAGGATGCCGCCACCAAGGCGAAGATCGACGAACGCATCGCCGGCTACGCCGACCCGGTGTCGTTCTACGTCGACCGGCTGGCGGAAGGCATTGCCACCATCGCCGCCTCGGTCTTCCCCAAGCCGGTGATCGTGCGCTTGTCGGACTTCAAGTCCAATGAGTACGCCAACCTCCTGGGTGGCTCGCGCTATGAGCCGCACGAAGAAAATCCGATGATCGGCTACCGCGGCGCCAGCCGCTACGTCGACGCAGGCTTCGCCGAATCGTTCGGGCTGGAATGCAAAGCCGTCAAGCGCGTGCGCGAGGTGATGGGCCTGGACAATGTGTGGGTAATGATCCCCTTCGTGCGCACGCTGGGCGAAGGCCGCAAGGTGGTCGAGGTGCTGGCCAAGAACGGCCTGAAGCAAGGCGAGCGCGACCTGAAGATCATCATGATGTGCGAGGTGCCCTCCAACGCATTGCTCGCCGATGAGTTTCTCGACATCTTCGACGGTTTCTCGATCGGCTCCAATGACCTCACCCAGCTCACCCTGGGCCTGGACCGCGATTCCAGCATCGTCGCCAACCTGTTCGACGAGCGCGATCCGGCGGTCAAGAAGCTGCTCGCCATGGCGATCAAGACCGCTCGCGAGAAAGGCAAGTACGTGGGCATCTGCGGCCAAGGCCCGTCCGACCATCCGGATCTCGCCGAATGGCTGATGGACCAGGGCATCGAATCGGTATCGCTGAATCCGGACACCGTGGTGGATACTTGGTTGCGGTTGGCCAAGAAGAAAGCCGGCTGA
- a CDS encoding pyruvate, water dikinase regulatory protein — protein MRRTVFYISDSTGITAETIGNSILAQFEGVQFDKHRLPFVDDPQKAEAAALRIKTRYAQTGERPIVVNTMASRDLCEIVAGSGALMLDVFAPFIGPLEDELGAKRSGAVNRSHGLVDFDKYEARINATNYALSHDDGIDVDYAQADLILVGVSRSGKTPTCLYMALHYGVSAANYPLTDDDLDKLELPARLRPYRDRLFGLTIDPQRLAQIREQRRAGSRYATLQQCRWELEQAEKLMRREGIPSLNTTHVSIEEIASKILDRFGIERTMF, from the coding sequence ATGCGGCGAACCGTTTTTTATATCTCCGATTCCACTGGTATTACCGCGGAGACGATCGGCAACAGCATCCTGGCCCAATTCGAGGGCGTGCAGTTCGACAAGCATCGCCTGCCGTTCGTGGACGATCCGCAAAAAGCTGAGGCTGCGGCGTTGCGTATCAAGACGAGATACGCCCAGACCGGCGAGCGTCCGATCGTGGTCAACACCATGGCGTCCCGCGACCTGTGCGAGATCGTGGCGGGGAGCGGGGCGCTGATGCTGGACGTATTCGCGCCGTTCATCGGTCCGCTGGAGGATGAGCTGGGCGCCAAGCGCTCGGGGGCTGTCAACCGTTCCCATGGCCTGGTGGACTTCGACAAGTACGAGGCGCGCATCAATGCCACCAACTATGCGCTGTCCCACGACGACGGCATCGACGTGGACTATGCGCAGGCGGATCTGATCCTGGTCGGCGTATCGCGCTCGGGCAAGACGCCGACCTGCCTTTACATGGCCTTGCATTACGGGGTGAGCGCCGCCAATTACCCTCTGACCGACGACGATCTCGACAAGCTGGAGCTTCCGGCGCGGCTGCGTCCCTATCGGGACCGGTTGTTCGGCCTCACCATCGACCCCCAGCGGCTGGCGCAGATCCGCGAGCAGCGGCGCGCCGGCAGTCGTTATGCGACCCTGCAGCAGTGCCGATGGGAGCTGGAGCAGGCCGAGAAGCTCATGCGCCGCGAAGGGATTCCCAGCCTCAACACTACGCACGTGTCGATCGAGGAAATCGCGAGCAAGATTCTGGACCGCTTCGGTATCGAGCGGACCATGTTCTGA
- a CDS encoding DUF1249 domain-containing protein, with translation MSAVLDSRQSLLPDRFGFLMGLYAENYHRLTHLFAPHELAPGYYVSAVDDGLDVRLQVQERHPYTLELELTYDFLDDNTGHPSPSAQLRMYTDAHVAEALHCHPGRHLWQVLGPFPPAHTVLQHRLRMNGFLSRWLEYLAEQGHSRGTLEPIEHHKPVELPPGHEL, from the coding sequence ATGAGTGCCGTGCTGGACAGTCGCCAGTCCCTGTTGCCGGATCGCTTCGGTTTTCTGATGGGACTGTATGCGGAGAACTACCATCGCCTGACGCACCTGTTCGCACCGCACGAACTGGCGCCGGGCTATTACGTGTCGGCCGTGGACGACGGGCTGGACGTTCGCCTGCAGGTGCAGGAACGGCACCCCTATACGCTGGAACTGGAACTGACCTACGACTTCCTCGACGACAACACGGGCCATCCTTCCCCGTCGGCGCAGTTGAGGATGTATACGGACGCGCATGTCGCCGAGGCGTTGCATTGCCATCCAGGCCGCCACCTGTGGCAGGTGCTGGGGCCGTTTCCTCCGGCGCACACGGTATTGCAGCACCGGTTGCGCATGAACGGCTTTCTCTCCCGCTGGCTGGAGTACCTTGCCGAACAGGGACACTCGCGCGGAACGCTCGAGCCGATCGAGCATCACAAGCCAGTGGAGCTCCCGCCGGGACACGAGTTGTAA